In Deltaproteobacteria bacterium CG11_big_fil_rev_8_21_14_0_20_49_13, the genomic window GTGAAGGCCGGTGGTCGGTTCGTCCATTATGTAGAGCGTTCGGCCGGTAGCGCGCTTGGACAGCTCGCGTGAAAGCTTTATCCTCTGCGCCTCACCGCCGGAAAGGGTCGTGGCCGATTGGCCCAGCGCAATGTATCCAAGCCCCACATCAAAAAGAGTCTGCAATTTGTTCCGTATAAGGGGAATGTTCTCGAAGAACTTATATGCCTGCTCGATGGTCATGTCGAGGATCTCGGCGATATTCGCCCCTTTATATCTTACCTCCAGAGTTTCACGGTTAAAGCGCCTGCCTTCACACTCTTCGCATGTGACGTAGACGTCGGGCAGGAACTGCATCTCTATCTGCAAGAGGCCGTCGCCTTCGCATGTCTCGCACCTTCCGCCTGCCACGTTGAAAGAGAATCTTCCCGGCTTATAACCTCGGGATTTTGATTCGGTAAGATTTGCAAAGAGGTCGCGAATATATGTAAAGACGCCGGTGTAGGTCGCGGGGTTCGAGCGGGGCGTCCTGCCGATGGGCGACTGATCTATATTTATTACCTTGTCGATATTATCGACCCCCCTCATTCCTCTCATCTTTCCCGCGGTTATCTTTGAACGATATATGCGTTGAGCAAGGCCGTTAAAAAGGGTTTCGTTAACAAGCGTTGATTTGCCGGAACCGGAGACCCCGGTGATGCAAGTAAAAAGTCCCAGAGGTATCTTTACATCTATGTTCTTAAGATTGTGTTCGCTGGCGCCGATCATCTCAAGGAATTTTTCTTTTGGGGCCTTTCTTTTCTTTGGTACCGGAATAGACTTTCTGCCGGTCAAATAAGCGCCTGTCAGGGACCTTGGGTTCTCCAAGATTTCTTTTGGCGAACCCTGCGCGATGATCTCGCCCCCATGGATGCCGGCGCCGGGACCCATGTCTATTATATTGTCGGCGGCAAGCATCGTATCGCGGTCGTGCTCTACAACAAGTACCGTATTGCCGAGATCACGAAGGGATTTTAACGTCTCCAAAAGCCTGTGATTGTCCCTCTGGTGGAGTCCGATGGACGGTTCGTCCAGCACGTAAAGAACTCCGGTAAGGGCGCTTCCAACCTGCGTTGCAAGGCGTATTCTCTGGCCTTCTCCGCCGGAGAGGGTCGCCGAGGCCCTATCGAGGGTCAAATATCCTATCCCGACATCGTGAAGGAAGTTAAGCCTCGCCTTTATCTCTTTAATGATACGGTTGGCGATGCCTAGTTCTTTTTTAGTGAAGCTTATACTATTAACTATCTCAATCAGCCCGTCTACCGACATTTTTGTGATATCGTTTATGGTGTTTTCGTGTATCTTTATATGAAGCGCCTCTTTTTTGAGTCTTGCCCCCTTGCAGGTGGGGCATGGCTGAATGTTCATGAAACGCTCAAGTTCGTCCCTTATATAATCCGAAGCGGTTTCTTTGAACTTTCGCTCCATGCTCGGCAGAACACCTTCGAACGGGGCGGAATAGCTCTGTTTGTGGCCGTGATGGTCGAGCTTAAAGCGTATCTCTTTGTCATCGGAGCCGTAGAGGAGGACATCCTGCACCTTTTCGGAAAGCTTCTTCCATGGCGTGTAGATGTCGAACTTATAATGGCTGGAGAGGTTCTGGTATATCTGGATATAGTAAGTGGAGGTCTTGGTCTGCCATGGCGCGATAGCCCCCTCACGAAGCGACAAATTCTTGTTGGGCACGACAAGGTCGGGATCGAAATACATCTTTGTGCCAAGGCCTGTGCATTCTTCGCAGGCGCCTATGGGGTTGTTGAACGAGAACATCTGCGGCGTTATTTCCGGATAGCTGATACCGCATTCGACGCACGCGGACTTGGAGCTCAATAGAATGGTATCGCCGCCGTGCTCTATTTTGATTATTCCGCCGCCATATTTCAGCGTCGTCTCCAGCGAGTCCGGAAGCCTGTTCCCCATCCCGGGCTTTATCACGAGCCTGTCGACGAAGAGGTCTATGTCGTGCTTTTTCTTTTTGTCGAGTTTGATATCCTCTGCGAGCTCTTTTATCTCACCGTCGATCCGCGCCCTCACAAAGCCGGCCTTGCGTAGCGCGGTGAGTTCTTTTGTGTATTCACCTTTGCGGTTCCTTGCGATCGGGGCAAGGATAGATATCTTAGCCCCTTGCGGCAACTCCATTATTTGGTCCGCCATCTGTGTTACGGTCTGCGACGATATTATTTTACCGCATTTGTAGCAGTAGGGGATGCCTATCCTTGCAAAGATGAGCCTTAGATAGTCATATATCTCAGTAACGGTTCCGACGGTCGAGCGCGGGTTCCTGCTCGTTGTCCTTTGTTCTATGGAGATGGCGGGCG contains:
- a CDS encoding excinuclease ABC subunit A codes for the protein MPQTDIIVRGAREHNLKNIDVTIPRNKLVVVTGLSGSGKSTLAFDTIYAEGQRRYVESLSAYARQFLEQMDKPDVDSIDGLSPAISIEQRTTSRNPRSTVGTVTEIYDYLRLIFARIGIPYCYKCGKIISSQTVTQMADQIMELPQGAKISILAPIARNRKGEYTKELTALRKAGFVRARIDGEIKELAEDIKLDKKKKHDIDLFVDRLVIKPGMGNRLPDSLETTLKYGGGIIKIEHGGDTILLSSKSACVECGISYPEITPQMFSFNNPIGACEECTGLGTKMYFDPDLVVPNKNLSLREGAIAPWQTKTSTYYIQIYQNLSSHYKFDIYTPWKKLSEKVQDVLLYGSDDKEIRFKLDHHGHKQSYSAPFEGVLPSMERKFKETASDYIRDELERFMNIQPCPTCKGARLKKEALHIKIHENTINDITKMSVDGLIEIVNSISFTKKELGIANRIIKEIKARLNFLHDVGIGYLTLDRASATLSGGEGQRIRLATQVGSALTGVLYVLDEPSIGLHQRDNHRLLETLKSLRDLGNTVLVVEHDRDTMLAADNIIDMGPGAGIHGGEIIAQGSPKEILENPRSLTGAYLTGRKSIPVPKKRKAPKEKFLEMIGASEHNLKNIDVKIPLGLFTCITGVSGSGKSTLVNETLFNGLAQRIYRSKITAGKMRGMRGVDNIDKVINIDQSPIGRTPRSNPATYTGVFTYIRDLFANLTESKSRGYKPGRFSFNVAGGRCETCEGDGLLQIEMQFLPDVYVTCEECEGRRFNRETLEVRYKGANIAEILDMTIEQAYKFFENIPLIRNKLQTLFDVGLGYIALGQSATTLSGGEAQRIKLSRELSKRATGRTLYIMDEPTTGLHFADIQKLLDVLKTLGESGNTIVVIEHNLEVIKFADWVIDLGPEGGNAGGEIIAEGTPEELTRNQRSYTGMYLKEVL